One genomic segment of Pseudomonas sp. RU47 includes these proteins:
- a CDS encoding ABC transporter substrate-binding protein, with product MQNFKKVFLAAAVTLAFSAGAMAETLKMGIEAAYPPFNNKDASGNVVGFDKDIGDALCAKMKVECTVVTSDWDGIIPALNAKKFDFLISSLSITDERKGAVDFTEPYYSNKLQFIAPKNVDFKTDKDSLKGKTIGTQRATLAGTWLEDTYADDIKVSLYDTQENAYLDLTSGRVDAILADKYANYDWLKSDAGKNYEFKGDPVVESDKIGIAVRKGDPLREKLNAALKEIVADGTYKKINDKYFPFSIY from the coding sequence ATGCAGAATTTCAAGAAGGTCTTCCTGGCCGCCGCCGTCACCCTCGCGTTCAGCGCCGGTGCCATGGCTGAAACCCTGAAGATGGGCATTGAAGCGGCCTATCCGCCGTTCAACAATAAAGATGCCAGCGGCAACGTGGTCGGCTTCGACAAAGACATCGGCGACGCTCTATGCGCGAAGATGAAAGTCGAGTGCACCGTGGTCACTTCCGACTGGGACGGCATCATCCCGGCCCTGAACGCGAAGAAGTTCGACTTCCTGATCTCCTCGCTGTCGATCACCGACGAGCGCAAAGGCGCGGTGGACTTCACCGAACCGTACTACTCGAACAAGCTGCAGTTCATCGCGCCAAAAAACGTCGACTTCAAAACCGACAAGGACTCGCTGAAAGGCAAGACCATCGGTACCCAGCGTGCGACCCTGGCCGGTACCTGGCTGGAAGACACCTACGCGGATGACATCAAGGTCAGCCTCTACGACACCCAGGAAAACGCCTACCTCGACCTGACCTCCGGTCGCGTCGACGCGATCCTCGCCGACAAGTACGCCAACTATGACTGGCTGAAAAGCGACGCCGGCAAGAACTACGAGTTCAAAGGCGACCCAGTCGTAGAAAGCGACAAGATCGGCATCGCTGTGCGTAAAGGTGACCCACTGCGTGAGAAGCTGAACGCCGCCCTGAAGGAAATCGTCGCCGACGGTACCTACAAGAAGATCAACGACAAGTACTTCCCGTTCAGCATCTACTGA
- a CDS encoding ABC transporter ATP-binding protein yields the protein MAEATPALEIRNLHKRYGQLEVLKGISLTARDGDVISILGSSGSGKSTFLRCINLLENPHQGQILVAGEELKLKAAKNGELVAADGKQINRLRSEIGFVFQNFNLWPHMSILDNIIEAPRRVLGQSKAEAIEVAEALLAKVGIADKRHAYPAQLSGGQQQRAAIARTLAMQPKVILFDEPTSALDPEMVQEVLSVIRALAEEGRTMLLVTHEMGFARQVSSEVVFLHQGLIEEQGSPQQVFENPLSARCKQFMSSNR from the coding sequence ATGGCTGAGGCCACGCCCGCGCTTGAAATCCGCAACTTGCACAAACGCTACGGACAGCTGGAGGTGCTCAAAGGCATCTCGCTGACCGCCCGCGACGGCGATGTGATCTCGATCCTCGGTTCCTCCGGTTCCGGCAAGTCCACGTTCCTGCGTTGCATCAACCTGTTGGAAAACCCGCACCAGGGCCAGATTCTGGTGGCCGGTGAAGAACTCAAGCTCAAGGCCGCCAAGAATGGCGAACTGGTTGCCGCCGATGGCAAACAGATCAATCGCCTGCGCTCCGAGATTGGTTTTGTGTTTCAAAACTTTAATCTGTGGCCGCACATGAGCATCCTCGACAACATCATCGAGGCACCGCGCCGCGTGCTCGGCCAGAGCAAAGCCGAAGCGATCGAAGTCGCTGAAGCGCTGCTGGCCAAGGTCGGCATCGCCGACAAGCGCCACGCCTACCCGGCGCAACTGTCCGGCGGCCAGCAACAGCGCGCAGCAATCGCCCGCACGCTGGCGATGCAACCGAAGGTTATCCTGTTCGACGAGCCCACCTCGGCGCTTGACCCGGAAATGGTTCAGGAAGTACTTAGTGTCATCCGCGCACTGGCCGAAGAAGGCCGCACCATGCTGCTCGTGACCCACGAAATGGGCTTTGCCCGTCAGGTTTCCAGCGAAGTGGTGTTCCTTCACCAAGGCCTTATAGAAGAGCAAGGATCGCCTCAGCAGGTGTTCGAAAACCCGCTTTCGGCGCGCTGCAAACAATTCATGTCCAGCAACCGCTAA